In Desulfofustis limnaeus, the genomic stretch ACGGGCGATCTGGCGAAAAGAAAGTTGCTGCCGGCTCTGCTGCGGCTGTTGCGCCGGGGGGAACTGGGAGCGGCAACGCCGATCGTTTGTCTGGGCCGCAAAGACCTTGCCACGGCGCAGTATTTTGAGTGGTTGCAGATGGAGCGATTTCTTCCTGACGACGAACCTGAGGTATTGCAGCGGTTTGCCCGGTTGCTCCATTATCGCCGGTTTGATCTGGAATCTGGGACAGACCAGTGCTTGCGAGAGATCCTGGCGTCGTTTGCCGATGTCTTTGCTGCCGGAAACATGCTCTTTTATTTAGCCCTGCCAACGGACACCTTTACCGCTGTGGCACGTTTGCTCAAACCCCTCTTGCAGGGCCCCGGCTGGAAACGGGTGGTTTTCGAGAAGCCGTTCGGCTCCGACCTGCCCTCCGCTGAGCGGCTCAATGCGGTGATTTCGTCGGCCATGAACGAGGAGCAGATCTTTCGTGTCGACCATTATCTTGGCAAGGAATTGGTGCAGAACATCCTTTTCCTTCGTTTCGCCAACGAGATCTTCTGCTGCTCCTGGAATCGTGATGCGATCGACAACGTTCAGATCACGGTGAGCGAGACCCTCGGCGTCGAAGAGCGTGCCGGATATTACGATGGCAGCGGCGCCATCCGGGATATGCTGCAGAATCATCTCCTCCAGTTGCTGTCCTTCACCGCCATGGAACCGCCCGGGAGTGGTAGTTCCGACGCTATCCGCGACGAGGCGGCACGAGTGCTTGAAAAGCTTCGCCGGCCCATGGCGGAGGACGTGGTGGTTGGTCAATATGGAGGAGGAGCGGTTGGAGATCAGGTCATCCGCCCGTATGTGCAGGAGGACGGTGTGCCTGCCGATTCATCCACCGAGACCTATGTGGCTGTACGCGCCTTTGTCGACACCCCGCGCTGGCAGGATGTGCCGTTTTACCTGAGAACCGGCAAGCGGCTGGACCGTCGTTATGCAGAAATTCGGATCATCTTCAAGCAGCACCGCTGCGATGGGATGGTTCGTAACGATAAACCAAATATGATCGTTATCCGAATCCAGCCCGACGAGGGGATTGCCCTGGCTTTCAATGTCCGTAGACCCGGTTCGGAAAACGAGTCCGAATCGGTCCTCATGGATTTCTGTCATCATTGTCATTTTGGTCCGAACACACCGGAGGCTTACGAAGCGATCATGGCCAGCGTCATGCGCGGCGACCCGCTTTTGTTTACGCGTTGGGATTGGCTGCAGGCGAGCTGGCGATACATTGATCAGCTTCGGGCGGTGATGCCGACGGTGGCAGTGTATCAGCCGGGAACCTCCGGTCCCGCTGAGGCCGATGAATTGCTGCGCATCGATGGTCGGTCGTGGCTGCAGCCGATGTCGGAGCGCCGCCGCTTTACGATCGACACCCTTACCGGACGGGCCAGCGGCAGCCCCTTGCCCCTGAAAAGTGACTGATGCTGCCGTCAATCGTCGCAGATGAAACCGCTTGACACCAATGTAGCACCCGGTTACCTTGAAAGTAATTAATGAATTGATTAATCAATGCGCGCTCGGGTGCTGCATCGTAGTACCTGGAACTTCGTTGTTTTTCACCAGTTTCCCTGCTCATAGCGGTTGATTTTAGCGCTTCGATCTGTCACTATGGGCTCGTTATTCGTCCCGCAGAGGGGCAGGTCCTGCCGTGTTACGTCTTCGAGGGGTGGCGATGGCTGCCTTGGTGAGGGGATAGCGGCACGAACCGGGAGCCGGTGAGCGAGATACGAAACGCTGTACCGGAGAATGACGTGAAACGGCGCTGTGGACGGTCGATCCGGTGGAACCATTACGAGAGTAAGAAATGAAAATCAAAGAACTGGAAGCCTTGCAAGCTGAATCTCCCGACACCCTGCCGTCCAGACAGCGACGGGATTTTCTGAAGATGGGGTTGGCGGTAACCGGTGTTTACCTTGGTGGTGCCGTCCTGTCCCTGACGTCGGTCATCGACGCCCGGGCCGATAGCGTTGTTCCCAAGCGCGGGAAGTATCCCTACAGCCCACATTACAGCATGGTTTTGCGGGAACATCTGTGTGTCGACTGTGAGCTGTGCAAAGATGCCTGCGTCAAGACCAACCATGTGCCGCCTTACGGCTTCCGCACCACCATTCTCGAGCGAAGACGCGATATTGTCGATGGCGGTCAGGAAACCATTTTCATGCCGGTTCTGTGTAATCAGTGCAACCGTCCGCCATGCGTTCGCGTCTGTCCGACAACCGCCACT encodes the following:
- a CDS encoding 4Fe-4S dicluster domain-containing protein; this translates as MKIKELEALQAESPDTLPSRQRRDFLKMGLAVTGVYLGGAVLSLTSVIDARADSVVPKRGKYPYSPHYSMVLREHLCVDCELCKDACVKTNHVPPYGFRTTILERRRDIVDGGQETIFMPVLCNQCNRPPCVRVCPTTATWKDEKTGIVVMKNDRCIGCKTCMAACPYNARYFNEETRAVDKCDFCWESRLSKGETNPACVEACPADVRVFGDLSDPKSRVYQLVHSPGTIVWVLRPETGAIPNVFYINT
- the zwf gene encoding glucose-6-phosphate dehydrogenase, giving the protein MKQDKQLIVIFGATGDLAKRKLLPALLRLLRRGELGAATPIVCLGRKDLATAQYFEWLQMERFLPDDEPEVLQRFARLLHYRRFDLESGTDQCLREILASFADVFAAGNMLFYLALPTDTFTAVARLLKPLLQGPGWKRVVFEKPFGSDLPSAERLNAVISSAMNEEQIFRVDHYLGKELVQNILFLRFANEIFCCSWNRDAIDNVQITVSETLGVEERAGYYDGSGAIRDMLQNHLLQLLSFTAMEPPGSGSSDAIRDEAARVLEKLRRPMAEDVVVGQYGGGAVGDQVIRPYVQEDGVPADSSTETYVAVRAFVDTPRWQDVPFYLRTGKRLDRRYAEIRIIFKQHRCDGMVRNDKPNMIVIRIQPDEGIALAFNVRRPGSENESESVLMDFCHHCHFGPNTPEAYEAIMASVMRGDPLLFTRWDWLQASWRYIDQLRAVMPTVAVYQPGTSGPAEADELLRIDGRSWLQPMSERRRFTIDTLTGRASGSPLPLKSD